Proteins encoded in a region of the Flavobacterium sp. MDT1-60 genome:
- a CDS encoding alpha-2-macroglobulin produces MKNILFAFLLFTSALFAQQTDKKWTKVASYENDGKIKSASKIVDQIYKKAINRKDEVQMIKCFFYQSKYLQVVDENAKTKILKNLKTDINRVSIPSKAILNLIYAKCLNNYSNYDYAVAVVDSAAAVVDEAAYAAADSVEVPSSQDYISPSTEFTPEKEVIAILEKTLENASILKTTPLTNYQAIFDFLSLEKLKNENLYDYLLKENIDFFTQKIERWQIQNSEIAVYKNELLGNSEIFLKFDLSFIKDENLRKVISLYQKLEVSNPSLENQFNRIIFCSDFIPDPTDDLTKYLNELQKHTNDTILTQKILLKKAELLLAQASKELHPDYKIEAVKTYDNIIKINDKTNTALSALQQKQNVVSKSLYIRLQKYSYNKENTRAFINYKNIDHLKISFYKIDQKTLRKFSDSELIYKQDSLTAVIIKTQSKIATKDYQLQNKNDYFEYTTEVLLPQLETGSYLVYFESDSGLKDKKASAYETMTVSNLSILASQGDNKESFQILDRKTGKPLENVSIKSSYYTLKTDSKGIASYAGSNNHSYNDYIEFSLENDTILPNRNYIRYNQPYITNEHKTLNAKVEFYLDRAIYRPGQTVFYKGIAIQKQENKTSIVANTPFTIIVKDVNYQNLKEFEITTNEFGSFSGEFILPKNGLTGNFNIYVKRPEDYTTGDIYTKNKPNESFWKTVILESFGINFRVEEYKRPKFKVDFDPKKESFQVNQSIKVNGTAKAFAGSNISDAKVTYTVNRFTSYFRNYYGQEQNETIATGETKTDASGKFVIEFKAEPSKNAIKEQLPVFNYRITADVTDINGETHTSETIIKVGYHDLIINASISNRIETKNKNEITLTSTNLNGEFLSAKGEIKLYFVAPFSNKFKEQIWPKPEIETILASDFERLFPYEIREIKTNKTSETLLFTKKIDTEKDKKITLDFISNYKSGKYKIVFSAKDTFNNPIESVSTFEIKQSKDKFNPGKLFTAEQINSDPKKDGFVEVKLSSVIPDLYIITNGNYANQIYFENTYHLQNNEVTIKIPLKNEFEKSMRLGFQSIFENEVFNDEIDVPLKTAESKLELIVESFRNKIEPGNKENWSFKVKSINTKTEAEVLASMYDSSLDQFTKRDWNILNINNYRYNSSNLKSGLGFEKINATLEDLNEDLSIGKFYKEETKLNWFGFDFYNSRYGDSLGLTITQIKDKKVGGETIKGDPDAVITLSESVGTGTAAAIVEEDNQVYNTAAIPADALKAKKALVYSSRSEKSSFKIKGSVTISTNPLYIIDGEIASENEANNLNPADILSVDVLKDAQATALYGSRASNGVIIITTKKALEELTQVKARKNLSETAFFLPNLRTDASGKVSFNFTSPEALTAWKLRLLAHNKDAVSGYLEKTVVTQKELMVLPNFPRFFREKDTIVISAKISNITDKAKTGIAILQFFDAVTMQPIDAKMLNVKNVRNFNVSAFGNTTASWTISIPEGLQGVQYKILAKSGNFSDGEENILPVLTNNMLVTESIPIWVRENSTKEYTFENLKNNTSSTLKNHQFTLEYTSNPTWIAIQSLPYLMEYEHECAEQTFARFYSNALASEIISSNPKIATVFENWRKNGKLTSKLEANEELKSIILAETPWLNDAQSEDEKKKNLALLFDLEKMKSSQEATFDKLKQKQKPSGGFAWFNGGDENEYITRHILAGLGHLSKLNKTPDNDKKIDEIAKTGIPFLDNKFLEYYKTKNLKTTDKLIWINPYSDLHYLYTRSFYLDKYPLSDTLKKAAKLYLETAKKDWLSYSLYEKGLAALTLNRFGESDSAKKIIESLKETSSNNEDWGMYWIANKAGWYWYQAPIETQALLIEAFAEVNHDTKSVDAMKVWLLKNKQTKNWPTTKSTTEAIYALLMQGNDWLSVKDNTIIKIGNEKILTKKLSENKKEAETGYIKMNWKADEVKKEMAYINIQNKSKVPGFGGVYWQYFEDLDKIKTNSGAILSVSKELYLKKNSMKGDQLERITSKNPLKTGDLVTVRLIITSKEDTEYVHLKDMRASCFEPVNVLSEYQYKDQLGYYMSTKDAATHFFFDRINKGTYVLEYDIRVNNSGEFSNGITTIKSMYAPEFSSHTKGIRVKIQ; encoded by the coding sequence ATGAAAAATATCTTATTTGCTTTCTTATTGTTCACCTCAGCTTTATTTGCACAACAAACTGACAAAAAATGGACTAAAGTTGCCTCTTATGAAAATGATGGTAAAATAAAATCGGCAAGTAAAATCGTTGATCAAATTTACAAGAAAGCGATAAATAGAAAAGACGAAGTGCAAATGATAAAATGCTTTTTTTATCAGTCAAAATATCTTCAGGTAGTTGATGAAAATGCAAAGACAAAGATCTTAAAAAATCTTAAAACCGATATTAATCGGGTTTCAATACCGTCAAAAGCAATTTTAAATTTGATTTATGCGAAATGCTTAAATAATTATTCCAATTATGATTATGCTGTCGCGGTTGTTGATAGTGCTGCAGCAGTTGTAGACGAAGCGGCATATGCTGCGGCAGATAGCGTTGAAGTTCCTTCATCTCAGGATTATATTAGTCCATCAACTGAATTTACTCCCGAAAAAGAAGTAATTGCAATTCTCGAAAAAACATTAGAAAACGCGTCAATTCTAAAAACTACCCCGCTTACAAATTATCAGGCGATCTTTGATTTTTTGTCTTTAGAAAAACTAAAAAACGAAAACTTATATGATTATCTGCTAAAAGAAAATATCGATTTTTTCACCCAGAAGATAGAGCGATGGCAAATTCAAAATAGTGAAATAGCAGTATATAAAAATGAACTTTTAGGAAATTCGGAAATATTTTTGAAATTTGACTTAAGCTTTATAAAAGATGAAAATCTTAGAAAAGTTATTTCTTTATATCAAAAGTTAGAGGTAAGTAATCCTTCTTTAGAAAATCAATTCAACCGAATTATATTTTGCAGCGATTTTATCCCAGACCCTACTGATGATTTAACGAAGTATTTAAATGAACTTCAAAAACATACCAACGACACAATTCTTACGCAAAAAATTCTGCTAAAAAAGGCCGAACTTCTACTTGCTCAAGCTTCAAAAGAATTACATCCGGATTATAAAATTGAAGCTGTCAAAACATATGACAATATCATAAAGATTAACGATAAAACTAATACAGCTCTAAGCGCTTTACAGCAAAAACAAAACGTTGTTTCTAAATCATTGTATATTCGCCTTCAAAAATACAGTTATAATAAAGAAAACACCAGAGCTTTTATCAACTATAAAAATATTGATCATTTAAAAATATCATTTTACAAAATAGATCAAAAAACACTCAGAAAATTTTCAGACTCAGAATTAATCTATAAACAAGATAGTTTAACTGCCGTAATTATAAAAACCCAAAGTAAAATTGCCACTAAAGATTATCAGCTTCAAAACAAAAATGATTATTTTGAATATACAACAGAAGTTCTACTGCCACAATTAGAAACAGGAAGTTATTTAGTTTATTTTGAAAGCGATTCCGGATTAAAAGACAAAAAAGCTTCTGCATATGAAACTATGACAGTTTCAAACTTAAGTATTCTGGCGTCTCAAGGAGACAATAAAGAAAGCTTTCAAATACTGGATCGAAAAACAGGAAAACCTCTGGAAAATGTATCTATAAAATCATCTTACTATACACTTAAAACAGATTCAAAAGGAATAGCATCCTATGCTGGGAGTAACAACCATTCTTACAATGATTACATTGAGTTTTCCTTAGAGAATGATACTATTTTACCAAACCGAAATTATATTCGATATAATCAGCCATACATTACCAACGAACACAAAACTTTAAACGCTAAAGTCGAGTTTTATTTGGATCGGGCTATTTACCGTCCGGGACAAACTGTCTTTTACAAAGGAATTGCAATTCAAAAGCAAGAAAACAAAACAAGCATTGTCGCCAATACTCCTTTTACAATCATAGTTAAAGATGTCAATTATCAAAATCTTAAAGAATTTGAAATTACCACAAATGAATTTGGTTCATTTTCCGGAGAATTCATTTTACCAAAAAATGGCTTAACCGGTAATTTCAATATTTATGTAAAAAGACCTGAAGATTATACAACAGGAGACATTTATACAAAGAACAAACCAAACGAATCATTCTGGAAAACTGTTATACTTGAAAGTTTTGGGATTAACTTTAGAGTTGAAGAATACAAACGTCCAAAATTCAAAGTAGATTTTGATCCTAAAAAAGAAAGCTTTCAAGTAAATCAGTCGATTAAAGTAAACGGAACAGCAAAAGCATTTGCAGGAAGCAATATATCTGATGCAAAAGTGACTTATACTGTAAATCGTTTTACAAGTTATTTTAGAAATTATTACGGACAGGAACAAAATGAAACTATAGCAACAGGCGAAACCAAAACAGATGCCTCGGGGAAATTTGTAATTGAATTTAAAGCCGAACCTTCAAAAAATGCAATAAAAGAGCAATTACCTGTCTTTAATTACAGAATAACGGCTGATGTTACAGATATCAATGGAGAAACCCACACATCAGAAACCATCATAAAAGTAGGTTATCATGATTTGATTATCAATGCAAGTATTTCAAATCGCATTGAAACTAAAAACAAAAATGAGATCACCCTTACAAGTACCAATTTAAATGGTGAGTTTTTATCTGCAAAAGGCGAAATTAAATTGTATTTCGTTGCTCCATTTTCCAATAAATTCAAAGAACAGATTTGGCCAAAACCAGAAATCGAAACTATTTTAGCATCTGATTTTGAAAGATTGTTTCCTTACGAAATCCGCGAAATTAAAACCAATAAAACAAGCGAAACTTTATTATTCACAAAGAAAATAGATACCGAAAAAGACAAAAAAATAACGCTTGATTTTATTTCAAATTATAAATCCGGAAAATATAAAATTGTTTTTTCTGCAAAAGATACTTTTAATAATCCTATAGAATCTGTTTCGACTTTTGAAATCAAACAAAGCAAAGACAAATTTAATCCGGGTAAATTATTTACGGCAGAACAAATTAATAGTGATCCTAAAAAAGACGGTTTTGTCGAAGTCAAACTTTCTTCTGTAATTCCAGATCTTTATATCATTACAAACGGAAACTATGCTAATCAGATCTATTTTGAAAATACTTATCATTTACAAAACAATGAAGTAACAATCAAAATTCCGTTAAAAAATGAATTTGAAAAATCAATGCGTTTGGGTTTTCAAAGCATTTTTGAGAACGAAGTTTTTAATGATGAAATAGATGTTCCATTAAAAACAGCGGAATCTAAACTAGAATTGATTGTTGAAAGTTTTAGAAATAAAATCGAGCCTGGAAATAAAGAAAATTGGTCATTTAAAGTAAAATCAATCAATACGAAAACTGAAGCAGAAGTTTTAGCATCTATGTATGACAGTTCTTTAGATCAGTTTACAAAAAGAGATTGGAATATTTTAAATATAAATAATTACCGCTACAACTCCTCCAATCTCAAATCTGGTTTAGGTTTTGAAAAAATAAATGCTACATTAGAAGACCTGAATGAAGACTTATCTATAGGTAAATTCTATAAGGAAGAAACAAAATTAAACTGGTTTGGTTTTGACTTTTACAATAGTCGATACGGAGATTCACTGGGTTTAACAATAACACAAATTAAAGACAAAAAAGTAGGCGGTGAAACTATTAAAGGAGATCCTGATGCTGTAATAACGCTTTCTGAATCGGTTGGTACAGGAACTGCGGCTGCAATAGTTGAAGAAGATAATCAAGTTTATAATACGGCGGCAATACCTGCCGATGCCTTAAAAGCAAAAAAAGCTTTAGTATACAGTAGTCGTTCAGAAAAATCTTCTTTCAAAATAAAAGGCAGTGTAACAATTTCTACTAATCCTTTGTATATAATCGATGGAGAAATTGCTTCTGAAAATGAGGCTAACAATTTAAATCCTGCGGATATTCTTTCAGTGGATGTTTTGAAAGATGCACAAGCAACTGCACTTTATGGAAGCAGAGCGTCAAATGGCGTCATAATCATCACAACCAAAAAGGCATTAGAAGAATTAACACAAGTAAAAGCCAGAAAAAATCTATCTGAAACCGCGTTCTTCTTACCTAATTTAAGAACAGATGCCAGCGGAAAAGTAAGTTTCAACTTTACTTCTCCGGAAGCTTTAACCGCCTGGAAGCTTCGCTTATTGGCACACAACAAAGATGCTGTTTCAGGTTATTTAGAGAAAACTGTCGTTACTCAAAAAGAATTGATGGTTTTGCCGAATTTCCCACGATTCTTTAGAGAAAAAGATACCATTGTAATCTCTGCTAAAATTTCGAATATTACAGATAAAGCAAAAACCGGAATAGCAATTTTACAATTTTTTGATGCCGTAACAATGCAACCCATTGATGCGAAAATGCTAAACGTAAAAAATGTTCGGAATTTCAACGTTAGTGCTTTCGGGAATACGACGGCGAGTTGGACGATTTCAATTCCCGAAGGATTACAAGGCGTTCAGTATAAAATTTTGGCTAAGTCTGGTAATTTTTCTGATGGTGAAGAAAACATACTTCCTGTTTTAACAAACAATATGCTGGTCACAGAAAGTATTCCGATTTGGGTTCGTGAGAATTCCACAAAAGAGTATACGTTTGAGAATCTAAAAAACAATACTTCTTCGACTTTAAAGAATCATCAATTTACATTAGAATATACTTCGAATCCAACCTGGATAGCAATTCAGTCTTTGCCTTATTTGATGGAATACGAACACGAATGTGCTGAACAGACTTTTGCCCGTTTTTATTCGAATGCTTTGGCTTCAGAAATAATCTCAAGTAATCCGAAGATTGCAACTGTCTTTGAAAACTGGAGAAAAAATGGAAAACTGACTTCTAAATTAGAAGCAAACGAAGAACTAAAATCAATTATTCTGGCAGAGACGCCCTGGCTAAATGATGCACAAAGTGAAGACGAAAAGAAAAAGAATCTGGCGCTTTTATTTGATTTAGAGAAAATGAAAAGTTCTCAGGAAGCTACTTTTGATAAACTAAAACAAAAGCAAAAGCCATCTGGAGGTTTCGCGTGGTTTAACGGAGGCGACGAAAACGAATACATAACCCGACATATTCTGGCTGGCTTAGGTCATTTATCGAAATTGAATAAAACTCCAGATAACGATAAAAAGATCGATGAAATAGCTAAAACCGGGATTCCATTTCTAGACAATAAATTTTTAGAATACTATAAAACCAAAAACTTAAAAACAACAGACAAACTAATCTGGATCAATCCTTATTCTGATTTGCACTATTTATATACCAGAAGTTTTTATTTAGACAAATATCCACTTTCAGATACTTTAAAAAAAGCAGCAAAATTGTATTTGGAAACAGCCAAAAAAGATTGGCTTTCGTATTCTCTTTACGAAAAAGGATTAGCCGCGTTAACTTTAAATCGTTTTGGAGAGAGTGATTCAGCTAAAAAAATTATAGAAAGTTTAAAAGAAACTTCTTCTAACAATGAAGACTGGGGAATGTACTGGATTGCCAATAAAGCTGGATGGTATTGGTATCAGGCTCCTATCGAAACTCAGGCTTTATTGATTGAGGCTTTCGCCGAAGTGAATCACGATACCAAATCAGTAGATGCCATGAAAGTTTGGCTATTAAAAAACAAACAGACCAAAAACTGGCCAACCACAAAATCAACTACCGAAGCCATTTATGCTTTATTAATGCAAGGCAATGATTGGCTTTCTGTAAAAGACAATACCATTATTAAAATTGGAAATGAAAAAATTCTAACCAAAAAATTATCTGAAAACAAAAAAGAAGCCGAAACCGGATATATCAAAATGAACTGGAAAGCCGATGAAGTTAAAAAAGAAATGGCTTATATAAACATTCAGAATAAATCGAAAGTTCCTGGTTTTGGCGGTGTGTATTGGCAGTATTTTGAAGATTTGGATAAAATCAAAACCAATTCGGGAGCTATTTTATCGGTTTCGAAAGAGTTATATCTAAAAAAGAATTCTATGAAAGGTGATCAGTTAGAAAGAATCACTTCTAAAAACCCTTTAAAAACTGGAGATTTAGTTACTGTTCGATTGATTATTACTTCTAAAGAAGATACAGAATATGTTCATTTAAAAGACATGAGGGCTTCTTGTTTTGAACCTGTAAATGTACTTTCAGAATATCAATACAAAGATCAACTGGGTTATTATATGAGTACAAAAGATGCTGCAACACATTTCTTTTTTGACCGAATCAACAAAGGAACGTACGTTTTAGAATATGACATTAGAGTGAATAACAGCGGTGAGTTCTCAAACGGAATTACAACAATCAAAAGTATGTATGCACCGGAATTTTCAAGTCATACGAAGGGAATTCGAGTAAAGATTCAATAA
- a CDS encoding lipopolysaccharide assembly protein LapB has product MKKLLLLFLFLPIVIWSQTNFEKGEKLFHAKKYEEAQVIFEGVLKTKPSDIKTLEYLGDIAAHQKSWIKGAGYYKKLKELKPTEADYFYKYGGCLAMRAMEVNKLKALAMVDDMKEAFEKAIILNPKHIPARWALIEIYLQLPGILGGSESKALEYSNELMQISSVDGYLSRGRIDEYFKRYTSAEKNYLKANEIGKSKVTFQKLYNLYLNKLKDPKKAQELKRKFEA; this is encoded by the coding sequence ATGAAAAAACTCCTACTTCTTTTTTTATTTCTGCCAATTGTAATTTGGTCACAGACTAATTTTGAAAAAGGTGAAAAATTGTTTCATGCCAAAAAGTATGAGGAAGCTCAGGTTATTTTTGAAGGAGTATTAAAAACAAAACCTTCGGATATAAAAACACTTGAATATTTAGGAGACATTGCCGCACATCAAAAATCATGGATAAAAGGAGCAGGATATTACAAAAAACTGAAGGAGTTAAAACCTACGGAAGCGGATTATTTTTATAAATATGGAGGTTGCTTAGCAATGCGGGCGATGGAAGTCAATAAGTTGAAAGCTTTAGCAATGGTGGACGACATGAAAGAAGCATTTGAAAAAGCTATAATTTTGAATCCGAAACACATTCCCGCCCGATGGGCTTTGATTGAAATCTATTTACAGTTACCAGGGATTTTAGGTGGAAGTGAATCAAAAGCATTGGAATATTCGAATGAACTAATGCAAATTTCATCAGTCGATGGTTATTTGTCAAGAGGAAGAATAGACGAATATTTTAAACGTTATACATCGGCAGAAAAAAATTATTTGAAGGCAAATGAAATTGGCAAATCAAAAGTCACTTTTCAAAAATTATATAATTTATATTTGAACAAATTAAAAGACCCAAAAAAGGCACAAGAATTGAAACGAAAATTTGAAGCATAA
- the murC gene encoding UDP-N-acetylmuramate--L-alanine ligase — MKTHFIAIGGSAMHNLALALHNKGYQVTGSDDAIFEPSKSRLEKKGILPAELGWFPEKVTADIDAIILGMHAKADNPELLKAQELGLKIYSYPEFLYEQSKNKTRVVIGGSHGKTTITSMILHVMHYHNIEVDYMVGAQLEGFDTMVHLTEENDFMVLEGDEYLSSPIDRRPKFHLYQPNIALISGIAWDHINVFPTYENYVEQFEIFIQKITNGGILVYNENDPEVKRVAEAATNPIRKLSYHTPEYTVSDGVTLLKTPEGDMPIEVFGAHNLNNLAGAKWICQNMGVDEADFYEAIASFKGASKRLEKIAEGKGKVAYKDFAHSPSKVAATTKAVKEQYPNRTLVACLELHTYSSLNAEFLKEYEGALEYADVAVVFYSPDAVKIKQLEEVTYEQIANSFNRKDLIIYTNPIEFKEYLFNLNLENSALLLMSSGNYGGLNFDEVKELIN; from the coding sequence ATGAAAACACATTTCATCGCCATAGGCGGAAGTGCTATGCACAATTTAGCATTAGCATTGCATAACAAAGGATATCAGGTTACAGGAAGTGACGACGCTATTTTTGAACCTTCAAAATCAAGATTAGAGAAAAAAGGAATATTGCCAGCAGAACTGGGTTGGTTTCCTGAAAAAGTTACTGCTGATATTGATGCTATTATTCTTGGAATGCATGCTAAAGCGGATAATCCGGAATTATTAAAAGCACAAGAATTGGGATTGAAAATCTATTCGTACCCGGAATTTTTGTACGAGCAGTCTAAAAATAAAACGCGTGTTGTAATTGGAGGATCACACGGAAAAACAACAATTACTTCGATGATTTTGCACGTAATGCATTATCATAATATTGAAGTTGATTATATGGTTGGAGCACAGTTAGAAGGCTTTGACACTATGGTACATCTTACTGAAGAAAATGATTTTATGGTTTTGGAAGGTGATGAATACTTATCTTCTCCGATCGACAGACGACCAAAATTTCATTTATATCAGCCCAATATTGCTTTAATTTCAGGAATTGCCTGGGATCATATTAATGTTTTTCCAACGTATGAGAATTATGTAGAGCAATTTGAAATTTTCATTCAAAAAATTACTAACGGTGGTATTTTGGTTTATAACGAAAATGATCCGGAAGTAAAACGAGTTGCCGAAGCAGCAACAAATCCGATTCGTAAATTATCTTATCACACGCCGGAATATACAGTTAGCGATGGTGTAACCTTATTAAAAACTCCGGAAGGTGATATGCCTATTGAAGTTTTTGGAGCACACAATTTAAATAATTTGGCTGGAGCTAAATGGATTTGCCAAAATATGGGCGTTGATGAAGCTGACTTTTACGAAGCAATTGCGAGTTTTAAAGGAGCCTCAAAACGATTGGAAAAAATTGCCGAAGGAAAAGGAAAAGTTGCTTATAAAGACTTTGCGCATTCGCCAAGTAAAGTTGCAGCGACAACAAAAGCAGTAAAAGAACAATATCCAAACAGAACTTTAGTAGCCTGTTTAGAGTTGCATACGTATAGCAGTTTAAATGCTGAATTCTTAAAAGAGTATGAAGGAGCTTTAGAATATGCTGATGTTGCGGTTGTATTTTATTCTCCGGATGCTGTAAAAATCAAACAACTGGAAGAAGTAACTTACGAACAAATCGCTAATTCTTTCAATAGAAAAGATTTGATTATTTATACAAATCCAATTGAATTCAAAGAATATTTATTCAACTTAAATCTTGAAAACTCTGCTCTTTTGTTGATGAGTTCAGGAAATTACGGAGGTTTGAATTTTGACGAAGTTAAGGAGTTGATTAATTAG
- a CDS encoding DUF1287 domain-containing protein translates to MKSVYLLCICFLLFSCNQKEKKVLRAENNLQTVQTFGQQLSDAAISIIDPSIDYDPTYFSIKYPNGDIPNNKGVCTDVIIRSYRKLGIDLQKEVHEDMITNFSQYPNLEKWGMTKTDTNIDHRRVPNLEVFFERKGIKLPVTQNAKDYKTGEIVAWIINDKLPHIGIITNKKSKDGQRNLIVHNVGGGQVLEDCLFEYKIVGHYSYTNSKL, encoded by the coding sequence ATGAAATCAGTATATCTTTTATGCATTTGCTTTTTACTTTTTTCTTGCAATCAAAAAGAAAAAAAAGTCCTTCGTGCCGAAAACAATCTACAAACGGTACAAACTTTTGGACAACAATTATCAGATGCAGCAATTTCCATTATTGATCCGTCAATAGATTATGATCCTACTTATTTTTCCATTAAATATCCTAATGGAGATATTCCTAATAACAAAGGTGTCTGTACTGATGTAATCATTCGTTCCTATCGAAAATTAGGTATCGATTTGCAAAAAGAAGTTCATGAAGATATGATTACAAATTTCTCTCAATATCCAAATTTAGAAAAATGGGGAATGACAAAAACCGATACCAATATTGATCACAGAAGAGTTCCGAATTTAGAAGTGTTTTTTGAAAGAAAAGGAATAAAACTGCCCGTAACCCAAAATGCAAAAGATTATAAAACCGGAGAAATAGTAGCCTGGATAATCAATGATAAATTGCCACACATCGGAATTATAACTAACAAAAAATCAAAAGATGGGCAAAGAAATTTGATCGTACACAATGTTGGCGGCGGTCAGGTTTTAGAAGATTGTTTGTTTGAGTATAAAATAGTAGGTCATTATAGCTACACAAATTCCAAACTTTAA
- a CDS encoding GNAT family N-acetyltransferase, with protein sequence MNPIIRVVKTTSENPDFISLIKTFDIFLWERYPELKNDYWGNNVIEFNPNVVIIYLDEIAVGCGCFKKYNQNTAELKRMFVSPEARGLGVAQLIIKELENEAKNQGFETMILETLYKQIEAINLYQKVGFEIVENYEPYEGLTNSVCMSKSII encoded by the coding sequence ATGAATCCAATTATTAGAGTTGTTAAGACAACAAGCGAGAACCCTGATTTTATTTCTTTAATAAAAACCTTCGATATTTTTTTATGGGAACGTTACCCGGAATTGAAAAATGATTATTGGGGGAATAATGTAATTGAATTTAATCCTAACGTAGTTATCATTTATTTAGACGAAATAGCTGTTGGTTGTGGCTGTTTCAAAAAATACAATCAAAATACTGCAGAATTAAAACGAATGTTTGTTTCACCAGAAGCCCGAGGTCTGGGCGTCGCTCAATTGATAATTAAGGAACTGGAAAATGAAGCGAAAAATCAAGGTTTTGAAACTATGATTTTAGAAACATTATACAAACAAATAGAAGCAATTAATCTTTATCAAAAAGTTGGTTTTGAAATTGTTGAAAATTATGAACCATATGAAGGTTTGACAAATAGTGTCTGTATGAGTAAATCTATTATTTAG
- the radC gene encoding DNA repair protein RadC yields METTHFPITNWSEDDRPREKLMLKGKSALSDAELIAILIGSGSRNESAVDLSKRILASADNLNVLGKMSISQLMNFKGIGEAKAITIISALELGRRRRAEDAVELVKITSSKRVFEIMQPIIGELPHEEFWVLFLNNYNKVISKSQLSKGGISGTIVDVRLVFKLALENGATGLILCHNHPSGNLQPSDADRKITKKIKLAGDSLDVKVLDHLIITETNYYSFVDEGIF; encoded by the coding sequence ATGGAAACTACTCATTTCCCCATTACGAACTGGTCTGAAGACGATCGTCCACGTGAAAAATTAATGCTAAAAGGCAAAAGTGCTTTAAGCGATGCAGAATTGATTGCAATCTTGATTGGCTCAGGAAGCCGAAACGAATCTGCTGTAGATTTGAGTAAAAGAATTTTAGCCAGTGCAGATAATTTGAATGTTTTAGGAAAAATGTCCATTTCGCAATTGATGAATTTTAAAGGAATAGGAGAGGCCAAGGCAATTACTATTATTTCCGCTTTAGAACTTGGCAGACGTCGAAGGGCTGAGGATGCTGTTGAACTGGTTAAAATCACATCAAGTAAAAGAGTCTTCGAAATTATGCAGCCTATTATTGGTGAACTGCCTCATGAGGAATTTTGGGTACTTTTTCTGAATAATTATAATAAAGTAATTTCTAAATCGCAATTAAGCAAAGGTGGTATTTCCGGAACGATTGTCGATGTTAGATTGGTTTTTAAATTGGCTCTTGAAAATGGAGCTACCGGGTTGATTTTATGTCATAATCATCCTTCAGGAAATTTGCAGCCAAGCGATGCTGATCGAAAAATTACTAAAAAAATCAAACTGGCGGGCGATAGTTTAGATGTTAAAGTTTTGGACCATTTGATTATTACTGAAACAAATTATTATAGTTTTGTAGATGAAGGAATTTTTTAG
- a CDS encoding YjjG family noncanonical pyrimidine nucleotidase has protein sequence MNATITDVFFDLDHTLWDFDKNSEMAFDRIFKSKFPEIKIQDFIEKYAPINQACWKLYQNDQITHIELRYNRLKFSFDALNVMISDENINEIANDYIEYLTDNNHLFDGAIEVLEYLKPKYKLHIITNGFANVQEKKINNALLSGYFNTITNSELAGVKKPNSIIFDYAVNSAKASKETSIMIGDCLDADVNGALNAGLDAIFFNEKKIEAPDNIKQINHLLELKKYL, from the coding sequence ATGAATGCCACTATTACAGATGTTTTTTTCGATTTAGATCATACGCTTTGGGATTTTGATAAAAATTCAGAAATGGCTTTTGATCGTATTTTTAAAAGTAAATTTCCCGAGATTAAAATTCAGGATTTTATTGAGAAATATGCTCCGATTAACCAGGCTTGCTGGAAACTATATCAAAACGATCAGATAACACATATAGAACTTCGATACAACAGATTAAAGTTTTCTTTTGATGCTTTAAATGTTATGATCTCAGATGAAAACATCAATGAAATCGCAAATGATTATATCGAATATTTAACGGATAACAATCATCTTTTTGATGGTGCAATTGAAGTATTAGAATATCTAAAACCAAAGTATAAACTGCATATAATTACCAATGGTTTTGCGAATGTTCAGGAAAAAAAGATTAATAATGCTTTGCTTTCAGGTTACTTCAATACGATAACAAATTCAGAATTAGCGGGTGTAAAAAAGCCAAATAGTATTATCTTTGATTATGCTGTTAATTCGGCTAAGGCTTCAAAAGAAACGAGTATTATGATTGGAGACTGTCTTGATGCTGATGTTAACGGTGCTTTGAATGCAGGTTTGGATGCTATTTTTTTTAATGAAAAGAAAATAGAAGCTCCGGATAATATTAAGCAAATAAACCATTTATTAGAACTTAAAAAATATTTATAA